The genome window GAACCGGCAGGTCACATTGGGGAATGATCCGGCGGATGTGCCGGTCGGATCGGGGCTGCTGAACCCGCGTTTCCCGGCGTAGGTCCTTCCCGGGAGGGGTGACGGCAGCGGGGGCTGAGTGGGACCATCGTGGCGGCAAAGTGAGACGGAGATCATAAGCCGGACCATGACCGGCCTGACCCCGGCACGACGACCGTGGCCGGCGGCGACCGTCCGATCTTTTAGGGGTCATCTCAGATGTACCTTTTAGGTCGCCCGGCCTAGCGTGGACGACATGCACCTCACCAAGTTCGCCGATCTGGGGCTCCGTTCCCTGATGATCCTCGGCGACACCGGCGCTGCAGGGGCCATTGACCCGGCCCAGCGGCGCACCGTCGGAGAGCTCGCGGTCCAGACCGAGGCCCCGGCGTCCCACATCAAGAAGGTCGTCGCCCAGCTCACCGGGATGGGCGTCCTGGCGTCCGTTCGTGGACGCAGCGGTGGGGTGTACCTCGCGGAGGGGGCCAGGTCGACGGATGTCGGTCGCCTGCTTCGCGAACTCGAAGGTGAGAACGAGGTCGTCGACTGTGCCGGGGAGACTCCCTGCCCGTTGGTGGCCCGCGACTGCGCCCTGCGGCATCTGCTCGCCGAGGCGCAGGAGAACTTCTTCGCCACCTTCGACGGCATCACCCTCGGCCAGATCATCGACCGGACGGCGGCCACCTCCGTCACCGGAGCGGTACCGATCGGGCTTCCCACCCTGCAGACCACTCAATCATCGAGGACCGACCATGTTCACCGCTGACGCACCCCTGCGCGAGGCCACCCGCACCGCGCACCTCACCCCTGCCCACGAAGAGACCGTGAAAGCCACGCTCCCGGTCGTCGGTGCCCACATCGGCGAGATCGCCCATACCTTCTACAAGGGCATGTTCTCCGCCCACCCCGAACTGTTGCGCGACACCTTCAACCGCGGCAATCAGCGCTCCGGTGAGCAGCAGAAGGCCCTGGCCGCCTCTGTCGCGACCTTCGCCACGATGCTGGTCACCCCGGACGGCCCGGACCCGGTGGCGATGCTGTCCCGTATCGCCCACAAGCACGTCTCCCTCGGTATCGCCCCGGAGCAGTACGAGATCGTCCATCACCACCTCTTCGCCGCGATCGCCGAGGTCCTCGGTGACGCGGTGACCCCGGAGGTCGCCGAGGCATGGGACGAGGTCTACCAGCTGATGGCGGACGTGCTCATTACCGCGGAACGCGACCTCTACGCCACGGCGGGGGTGGAACCGGGCGACGTGTTCGTCGATGCCGTGCTCGCCGCGCGCCGGGATCTCACTGACGTGGTCACCGAGTTCACCTTCGAGGTGTCGGACGCGCCGGGTGCCTTCGCGGCGACGAAGCCCGGCCAGTACACGTCGCTGGGGGTGCGGATGGTTGACGGTGCCCGTCAGCTGCGCCAGTACTCCCTGGTGAACTGGGATGACCGCGGGTTCACCGTGGCCGTGCAGCGCGACGGTGAAGTGTCGTCCGTGCTGCTCGACGCCACCGCCGTCGGTGACCGGGTGGACGCCACACTCCCGGCCGGGGACCTCGTCCTCGCTGACGATGACACCACCCCGGTGGTGCTGGTCAGTTCGGGTATCGGATCGACGCCGATGACCGGCATGCTGGCGGCCCTGGTCACCGGGGCCGGGGCACGCGATGTGACGGTCATCCACGCCGATGTTTCGGCGGAGTCCTATGCCCAGCGCGCGGTGACCGGGGGGTTGTGTGAGGCTCTGGTGTCCCAGGGGTCCACGGTGCGCCGTCACTCCAGCTGGACCGGTGCCGGTGAGCGGGTGACGCTCGTGGACCTGGAGATTCCGGCCGGGGCGCACTGGTACCTGTGCGGTGGCAACGGTTTCCTCCAGGACATCCGTGACCAGTTGGCAGCTGCCCCGGACCTGGCCCCGGTGGAGGTGCACTACGAGATGTTCAGCCCGAACGACTGGTTGTTGGGCGAGTAGCACCGACGCCCCGGAGTAATCTCGGGCGGCATGACCGGATTCGTGTGGCCGTTACCCTCTGCCGATGTTGTCGGTGACCTGCCTGACGGTGGGACGCTGCGGCTGCGGGCGCCGGTCGACGCCGACCTTGACGGCCTCGTCGTCTCGGGGCGGGACGCCAGCTCCCTGAGGTTCACCGCTCTGCCGGAGAACTACTCCCGTGCCGATGCGGCGCTGTTTCTCCGGTCGATGCGGCACAGCCCGGACATGATGTTGTGGATCGTCGACGACCCGGACAATCCCGGACATTTCGGCGGCACGCTCGAGGTTCGCCTGGTCAACCGGCCGGCAGCGACGGTGGAGCTGGGGTACACCACCGCGCCGCATCTCCGGGGTCGGGGACTGATGACCGCGGTGGTGCGGCTGATCACCGAGTTCCTCTTCGACTACGGCGTACACCGGGTACAGATCACGGCGAATCCGGAGAATGTGGCGTCCTGTCGGGTGGCGCTCGGGGCCGGGTACCGGCATGAGGGGACGCTGCGGGAGGCGGAGTGCCTCCGTGGAGTGTGGAACGACCTGGAGCTGTTCGCTCAGCTCGACGGAGATCTCTAGGGGCGTGCCGGTCTCTGCCGACCTCTGCCGGTCTCTGCTGGGAGGGACTTAGACCGTCACCGGGGATGTCCCTCGCGCAGTGCGGTGAGCTGTGTCGTGAGCCGGAGAACGTCGTCCCGGGTGCCGGGCTCACCGGCGGCGTCCAGATGGTCGAGGAGTTCCTGCTCGGCACGGATGCGGGCTTGGGTGCCGGTCCGGAGGCGGGTGAGGACGGCCACGGTGTCGAGCGCGGGATCGTCGAGGGCCCTGCGGGTTTCGGCGAGGCCCAGACCGAGGGAGCGCAGGGCTTCGACCTGCATGAGGCGGCGCAGGTCGTCGGTGCTGTAGTCACGGTAGGCGGCGGAGGTGCGGGCCGAGGGCACCACCAGGCCGGTGCGGTCGTAGTGGCGCAGCATGCGCACACTGACCCCGGAGAGCTGCGAAACCTCACCGATGCGCATGGGCCAAGACTAGTGCCGGGGGCCGGTGGCCGCCGGGTATGGTGCCGGGTGCTGAAACGGCACCAGATATAGACAGCTTGGTCTAGAGTGTGCTAGTGTCGTTCACGTCAGATCAAGAAGCTCACTGAGCGGCACACCAGACCTGGGTTGGACCCCGGGGTGTCGCCCGGCTCCGGACGGATTCAGTGACTGGCAACCGTGTCGCGGACATCGGTGCCCCCGAGAGAGATCGGCCCCGCAGGACAACCAGTCCGCGAGGAAACTGCGATTCACAGGACCGACATGCGTACGACGTACTGCACCCTGCACGGCCCGGGCCACAGCCCCCAATACATCCAGGCCCGTCAGATTACCGACTTCCTCCGCCACTACCCGGAGCGCTGCCACCGCGTGACGGTCACCGATCTCGGCGCCGGCTGGTTCTCGATGGACATCGACGGGGACACCCGGCTCGGCTGGAACCACGACCACGATCTGGTCACCGCCATCGCGCGGGACTCTGTGCTGAGGGAGGTGATCTACACGCCCGACTTCGAGGCGCTCGTCCGCCGGGTTGGTCAGGCCGGCACCATTCTCATCCCCGCCTGGGGGGAGGCGCGGCGCTGCGTTCCGCTCGGCGGCCGTCGCGTGGTGGTAGACGGTCCGACCGACGATGCTGCGTGATAACCGGCGGGGTTGTCGGCGACGGGCCGTCCCGTACCACCTGGAATCCGGCGTCCCACCTGCCATGCAGTAGGCTGGACGACCGTGACTGACGCGAAGCAGACCCCCCAGACAGCAGACGCCGCCGATCTCCCCGAGCAGCTGAAGATCCGCCGCGAGAAGCGCGCGCGACTGCTGGCCGAGGGGAAGGACGCCTACCCCGTCGTCGTTCCGCGTACCTCCACCATCGGGCAGATCCTCGCGTCCTACCAGGTTCTTCCCGCCGACTACACCGAGGTCGCCGCAGTCAGGCGCGTCGACGGCGTCACCTATCTGGTCCCGGGCGAGGAGACTACCCAGGAGGTCGGTATCGCCGGCCGGGTCATTTTCGTCCGCAACACCGGCAAGCTCTGCTTCGCCCGTCTCCAGGAGGGCGACGGCACCCAGATCCAGGCCATGCTCTCGCTGGCAGAAGTGGGGGAGGACGCACTGGCGTCCTGGAAGTCCGACGTCGACCTCGGTGACATCGTGTTCGTCCACGGACACGTCGTCGCCTCGAAGCGCGGCGAGCTCTCCGTGATGGCGGACACCTGGTCCATGGCCTCGAAGTCCCTGCGTCCTCTCCCGGTGGCGCACAAGGAGATGAGCGAGGATTCCCGGATCCGGCACCGCTACACCGACCTCATCGTCCGTGAGCAGGCACGCACGAATGCGCTGACCCGGATCAAGGTCATGCGCGCCCTGCGTCGCGCCCTGGAACGCCGCGACTTCCTCGAGGTGGAGACGCCGATGCTGCAGACCCTGCACGGTGGTGCGGCGGCGCGTCCCTTCGAGACGCACTCCAACGCCCTCGACATCGACCTCTACCTGCGTATCGCCCCGGAGCTCTACCTCAAGCGCTGTGTGGTCGGCGGCATCGACAAGGTCTTCGAGGTCAACCGCAACTTCCGCAACGAGGGAGTGGACTCCTCCCACTCTCCGGAGTTCGCCATGCTGGAGACCTACCAGGCCTACGGCACCTACGACACCGGCGCGACGCTCATCCATGACGTGATCCAGGAGATCGCGGTCGAGGTCTTCGGCTCCACCACCGTCACCCTCGTCGACGGCACCGAGTACGACTTCGGTGGCGAATGGCGCGTCATGGAAATGTACCCCTCCCTCAACGAGGCGCTCGCCCGGAAGTTCCCGGAGCAGACCGTACTCACCGAGGTCACCGTCGATTCCACTGTCGAGGAGCTCAAGGCTCTGGCCGCGGTCATCGGCCTGGAGGTTCCGGCGAAGGGCGGATGGGGTCACGGCAAGCTTGTCGAGGAGATCTGGGAACTCCTGTGTGAGGACCAGCTCTACGGTCCGGTGTTCGTCCGCGATTTCCCGGTCGAGACGTCCCCGCTGACCCGTCAGCACCGCAGCAAGCGGGGTGTGGCCGAGAAGTGGGACCTGTACGTCCGCGGCTTTGAGCTGGCCACCGGCTACTCCGAGCTGGTTGACCCGGTCATCCAGCGTGAGCGCTTCGAGGATCAGGCCCGGCTGGCCGCCGGCGGCGACGACGAGGCCATGGTTCTTGATGAGGACTTCCTCGTTGCCATGGAGCAGGGCATGCCGCCGACCTCGGGCAACGGCATGGGTATTGACCGTCTGCTCATGGCCCTGACCGGCCTGGGTATCCGGGAGACCGTCCTGTTCCCGATGGTGAAGCCAGAGCGTTCCTGACCAAAGGTTTTACCCCGGGTGGGGGTGGTGCGGCAGTGTGGCGCAGGGCACGTACGAAAAATATGTGACGCGGGTCATGTTCGTGGCTATGATGAATTCATCACTATTCATCCGTCACTGTCTGAGTACAGCGAAAGGTAGCTGCCCGCCATGAGCGACCGAAGCAAGCGGAACGACTCCACGCCCGGCCTGAACAACATCAAGCGCGACGCCACCGGCGCCGTGATGCGGGTTCTTACCCGTTTCACCGGCTCCGATCTTGCGCAGAAGTACGGTCTGGGTGAAAAGGTCGACCGCGTGGCCTACGAGTCCACCAAGGGGGGGATGCGCACCCTCGGTGCCATCAACCGCCAGTTCAAGAAGTCCAAGGGCTCCGGCGCCCCGGTCCGCCTGGAGAACCAGGCCACCGACGGCGCAGAGGGAGCGGACGCTTCCGCGAAGCCCGCCAAGGTGCTTTTCGATCTCACCCCCACTGAAGACCAGGAGATGCTGGTCGGCGCCGTCCGCGAGTTCGCCGAAGAGCAGCTCCGACCCGTCGCCCACGACGCCAACGAGGCCGCCGTGACCTCCCCCGAGGTCCTCGCCGCCGCCGCCGAGCTCGGCATTTCGCTCATCAACCTCCCGGAGGAGTACGACGGCCTCGCTGCCGAGTCCTCCGCCACCACCGGTGCCATGGTCGCCGAGGCCCTCGGCTTCGGTGATATGGGTCAGGCCGTTGCGATCCTCGCCCCGGCGGGTGTCGCGAACACCATCACCAACTACGGTGACGACGCACAGCAGAAGACCTACCTCCCGGAGTTCTCCGGTGAGAATGTCCCGGTCTCCGCCGTCATCGTCAACGAGCAGCGCGCCCTGTTCGACCCCTTCGTTCTGCAGACCACCGCCAAGCGCCAGGGCAGCGACATCGTCATCAACGGTGTGAAGACCATGGTCCCCAACGCCGGTACCGCCGAACTCTTCGTCGTCGCCGTCGACCTTGACGGGGTGAACACTTTCGCCATCGTCGAGTCCTCCACCGAGGGCGTCATCGTCGAGGCTGACCCGTCCATGGGTCTGCGTGCAGCCGCTCTCGGCCGCGTCCTGCTCAAGGATGTCAAGGTTCCCGCCGCCAACCTGCTTGGTGGCGCCGACCTGGACGCCGAGACCCGTAGCGAGAACTACACCGAGATCATCCGCCGCGCCCGCCTCGGCTGGGCTGCGCTGGCTGCCGGTACCTCCGAGGCTGTCCTCGAGTACGTCAAGCCCTACGTCCTGGAGCGCCAGGCCTTCGGTGAGCCGATCGCCAACCGCCAGGCTGTCGCCTTCATGGTCGCGAACATCCGCATCGAGCTCGATGCCCTCCAGCTGATCACCTACCGTGGCGTCTCCCGCCTCGACCAGGGCCGTTCCTTCAACCGTGAGGCCGGGCTCGCCCGTCGCTTCGCCGCTGACAAGGGCATGCAGATCGGTTCCGACGGCGTCCAGCTGCTCGGTGGACACGGCTTCACCAAGGAGCACCCGGTCGAGCGGTGGTACCGCGACCTGCGTGCCGTGGGTGTCGCCGAAGGCATCGTCGTCCTCTAGTCCGCATCGAAACATCGAAGGAGCATAAGCAATGATCAACCTTGAACTCCCGAAGAAGCTGCGGGCGACTGCCAATCAGGCGCACCAGGCCGCAGCCCAGATCTTCCGGCCGATCTCCCGTAAGTACGACCTCGCCGAGCACGATCGTCCCGTCGAGCTCGACACCATGGCCTCCCTCGTCGAGGGTATGACCGACGGTGGCGGCGACATGGCCGGTGCATCCGGCGGTCGCGGCGACAAGAAGAAGGACGAGGGTGTCCGCAACGGCGGCAACATGGCGTCCCTCATCAACGTCATCGAGACCTGCTGGGGCGACGTGGGACTGACCCTGTCCCTG of Corynebacterium terpenotabidum Y-11 contains these proteins:
- a CDS encoding RrF2 family transcriptional regulator is translated as MHLTKFADLGLRSLMILGDTGAAGAIDPAQRRTVGELAVQTEAPASHIKKVVAQLTGMGVLASVRGRSGGVYLAEGARSTDVGRLLRELEGENEVVDCAGETPCPLVARDCALRHLLAEAQENFFATFDGITLGQIIDRTAATSVTGAVPIGLPTLQTTQSSRTDHVHR
- a CDS encoding globin domain-containing protein; amino-acid sequence: MFTADAPLREATRTAHLTPAHEETVKATLPVVGAHIGEIAHTFYKGMFSAHPELLRDTFNRGNQRSGEQQKALAASVATFATMLVTPDGPDPVAMLSRIAHKHVSLGIAPEQYEIVHHHLFAAIAEVLGDAVTPEVAEAWDEVYQLMADVLITAERDLYATAGVEPGDVFVDAVLAARRDLTDVVTEFTFEVSDAPGAFAATKPGQYTSLGVRMVDGARQLRQYSLVNWDDRGFTVAVQRDGEVSSVLLDATAVGDRVDATLPAGDLVLADDDTTPVVLVSSGIGSTPMTGMLAALVTGAGARDVTVIHADVSAESYAQRAVTGGLCEALVSQGSTVRRHSSWTGAGERVTLVDLEIPAGAHWYLCGGNGFLQDIRDQLAAAPDLAPVEVHYEMFSPNDWLLGE
- a CDS encoding GNAT family N-acetyltransferase produces the protein MTGFVWPLPSADVVGDLPDGGTLRLRAPVDADLDGLVVSGRDASSLRFTALPENYSRADAALFLRSMRHSPDMMLWIVDDPDNPGHFGGTLEVRLVNRPAATVELGYTTAPHLRGRGLMTAVVRLITEFLFDYGVHRVQITANPENVASCRVALGAGYRHEGTLREAECLRGVWNDLELFAQLDGDL
- a CDS encoding MerR family transcriptional regulator, with protein sequence MRIGEVSQLSGVSVRMLRHYDRTGLVVPSARTSAAYRDYSTDDLRRLMQVEALRSLGLGLAETRRALDDPALDTVAVLTRLRTGTQARIRAEQELLDHLDAAGEPGTRDDVLRLTTQLTALREGHPR
- the lysS gene encoding lysine--tRNA ligase yields the protein MTDAKQTPQTADAADLPEQLKIRREKRARLLAEGKDAYPVVVPRTSTIGQILASYQVLPADYTEVAAVRRVDGVTYLVPGEETTQEVGIAGRVIFVRNTGKLCFARLQEGDGTQIQAMLSLAEVGEDALASWKSDVDLGDIVFVHGHVVASKRGELSVMADTWSMASKSLRPLPVAHKEMSEDSRIRHRYTDLIVREQARTNALTRIKVMRALRRALERRDFLEVETPMLQTLHGGAAARPFETHSNALDIDLYLRIAPELYLKRCVVGGIDKVFEVNRNFRNEGVDSSHSPEFAMLETYQAYGTYDTGATLIHDVIQEIAVEVFGSTTVTLVDGTEYDFGGEWRVMEMYPSLNEALARKFPEQTVLTEVTVDSTVEELKALAAVIGLEVPAKGGWGHGKLVEEIWELLCEDQLYGPVFVRDFPVETSPLTRQHRSKRGVAEKWDLYVRGFELATGYSELVDPVIQRERFEDQARLAAGGDDEAMVLDEDFLVAMEQGMPPTSGNGMGIDRLLMALTGLGIRETVLFPMVKPERS
- a CDS encoding acyl-CoA dehydrogenase family protein; translation: MSDRSKRNDSTPGLNNIKRDATGAVMRVLTRFTGSDLAQKYGLGEKVDRVAYESTKGGMRTLGAINRQFKKSKGSGAPVRLENQATDGAEGADASAKPAKVLFDLTPTEDQEMLVGAVREFAEEQLRPVAHDANEAAVTSPEVLAAAAELGISLINLPEEYDGLAAESSATTGAMVAEALGFGDMGQAVAILAPAGVANTITNYGDDAQQKTYLPEFSGENVPVSAVIVNEQRALFDPFVLQTTAKRQGSDIVINGVKTMVPNAGTAELFVVAVDLDGVNTFAIVESSTEGVIVEADPSMGLRAAALGRVLLKDVKVPAANLLGGADLDAETRSENYTEIIRRARLGWAALAAGTSEAVLEYVKPYVLERQAFGEPIANRQAVAFMVANIRIELDALQLITYRGVSRLDQGRSFNREAGLARRFAADKGMQIGSDGVQLLGGHGFTKEHPVERWYRDLRAVGVAEGIVVL